The following are encoded in a window of Roseimaritima ulvae genomic DNA:
- a CDS encoding L-serine ammonia-lyase, whose product MSSGMSVLELFTIGIGPSSSHTVGPMRAAKRFVERLQSASLLEQTARIEVHLYASLALTGKGHGTDTAILLGLVGETPETVDVDAVPTRLQQIRKSKTLPLTAGVEIEFDERTDMLYHRKESLPAHPNGLRFIARDAASDNLMEKIYYSVGGGFVVGEHAAADDQVPHADVQRPYPYRSGEDLLRLSRESDLSVSEMTLRNEAGWREEQQTREGLLNVWRAMQQCVTRGCEREGTLPGGLKVPRRAPQLLRKLQSSDGGAAGDPLITMDWVSMWAIAVNEENAAGGRVVTAPTNGAAGIIPAVLHYFATRHADVQDDQIIRFLLTAGAIGILYKLNASISGAEVGCQGEVGVACSMAAGALCEVMGGTVAQVENAAEIGMEHNLGLTCDPIGGLVQVPCIERNAMGAIKAINAARLALHGDGQHRVSLDKVIRTMRQTGADMSDKYKETSRGGLAVNVPEC is encoded by the coding sequence ATGAGTTCGGGAATGAGCGTGCTGGAACTGTTCACTATCGGGATTGGACCGAGCAGTTCCCACACCGTGGGACCGATGCGGGCCGCCAAACGATTTGTCGAACGCTTGCAATCCGCATCGTTGCTGGAACAAACCGCCAGGATCGAAGTCCATCTGTACGCTTCGCTTGCACTAACCGGCAAAGGCCACGGAACCGATACCGCCATCTTGTTGGGCTTGGTCGGAGAAACTCCCGAAACGGTCGACGTCGATGCGGTTCCCACTCGGCTGCAGCAGATCCGCAAAAGCAAGACGCTGCCTTTAACCGCCGGCGTTGAGATCGAATTCGATGAGCGGACCGACATGCTGTATCACCGCAAAGAATCGCTGCCGGCGCACCCCAATGGTCTGCGGTTCATCGCCCGAGACGCCGCCAGTGATAATTTGATGGAGAAAATCTATTACAGCGTCGGAGGCGGGTTTGTGGTCGGCGAACACGCCGCGGCCGACGATCAAGTGCCTCATGCCGATGTGCAACGGCCCTATCCCTATCGCAGCGGTGAGGATCTGCTGCGGCTGTCGCGAGAATCCGATTTGAGCGTTAGTGAAATGACGCTGCGCAACGAAGCCGGGTGGCGCGAGGAGCAGCAGACTCGCGAAGGTTTGTTAAACGTTTGGCGGGCGATGCAACAATGTGTAACACGGGGATGCGAACGCGAAGGCACGCTGCCCGGTGGTCTTAAGGTGCCGCGACGTGCACCGCAGTTGCTGCGCAAATTGCAGTCTTCCGATGGGGGTGCGGCAGGCGATCCTCTGATCACCATGGACTGGGTCAGTATGTGGGCGATCGCCGTGAACGAAGAAAATGCCGCCGGCGGCCGGGTTGTGACCGCGCCGACCAACGGAGCCGCGGGGATCATTCCCGCCGTCCTGCACTACTTCGCCACTCGGCATGCCGACGTCCAAGACGATCAGATCATTCGCTTTTTGCTGACCGCCGGAGCAATCGGTATTCTTTACAAATTAAACGCTTCCATCTCCGGCGCCGAAGTGGGCTGCCAGGGCGAAGTCGGGGTGGCTTGTTCGATGGCGGCCGGCGCGCTGTGTGAAGTCATGGGCGGCACGGTTGCTCAGGTGGAAAACGCGGCCGAGATCGGCATGGAGCACAACCTTGGGCTGACCTGTGACCCGATCGGAGGCCTGGTGCAGGTGCCCTGCATCGAACGCAATGCGATGGGGGCCATCAAAGCCATCAACGCAGCTCGGCTGGCGCTTCACGGGGACGGGCAGCACCGCGTCTCCTTGGACAAAGTCATCCGC
- a CDS encoding ribulokinase has product MGRTTVALGLDFGTESVRALLIDTEGTQRGIGQADYAHGQIVDRLPDSDAYLPERYALQAPGDWIDSAADAIAAAMREAGLPAEAIVGIGVDFTSCTMLPTRADGTPLCCLEPFQKTPLAWPKLWKHHGALEQTEHMNAVARQRDESFLNRYGGTIGLEWFFPKMLETIDHAPLVAEAAEVWLEAGDWFVWQLVGGPAESLTRSTCQAGYKAMWSSTEGYPSQEYFAAVNLRLAEAVANRLPGVMRAPGESAGGLSAAMAERFGLVAGTPVSTAIIDAHAAVPGVGAAEPGALVMVLGTSSCHMLNAAELREVPGVAGVVEGGILPGLFGYETGQAAVGDAFAWLRRLLGLDSFDTLAAEAMQLPPGAEGVRCLDWMNGCRTPLMDGSLRGRFAGLGLNHGPAHLYLALMEASAFGLRWIVELLRDHGVPINRVIATGGLPHHNRAFVEVYADVLNTDIEVHPSSQGPATGAAVLGMIAAGPQATGFATVADAAAAMADVPAADRDVLHPRSERAAAYDDLYAEYRRWADDVVKS; this is encoded by the coding sequence ATGGGTAGGACGACGGTCGCTTTAGGATTGGACTTTGGAACCGAATCGGTTCGTGCGCTATTAATCGACACCGAGGGCACACAGCGTGGAATCGGACAAGCCGATTATGCCCATGGTCAGATCGTGGACCGATTACCGGACTCGGATGCCTACCTGCCGGAGCGATATGCCTTGCAGGCTCCCGGCGACTGGATCGATTCGGCGGCCGACGCCATCGCCGCGGCCATGCGTGAAGCGGGTCTGCCGGCCGAAGCCATCGTCGGCATCGGCGTCGATTTTACCAGCTGTACGATGCTGCCGACGCGGGCCGACGGCACGCCGCTATGTTGTTTAGAGCCATTTCAGAAAACTCCCCTGGCTTGGCCCAAATTATGGAAACATCATGGCGCGCTCGAACAGACCGAACACATGAACGCGGTGGCTCGTCAACGCGACGAATCGTTCTTGAATCGCTATGGCGGCACGATTGGACTGGAGTGGTTCTTTCCAAAAATGCTGGAGACCATCGATCACGCGCCGCTGGTCGCCGAGGCGGCCGAGGTGTGGTTGGAAGCCGGCGATTGGTTCGTCTGGCAACTGGTGGGCGGACCAGCCGAAAGCTTAACGCGATCGACCTGCCAGGCCGGCTATAAAGCCATGTGGTCATCCACCGAGGGCTACCCTTCGCAGGAGTATTTTGCCGCTGTGAACCTGCGCTTGGCCGAGGCCGTGGCCAATCGGCTGCCTGGCGTGATGCGGGCCCCCGGCGAATCGGCTGGCGGCTTGTCCGCTGCGATGGCCGAACGTTTCGGGTTGGTCGCCGGTACGCCGGTGTCGACGGCGATCATCGATGCCCACGCCGCGGTGCCCGGCGTGGGAGCCGCCGAACCAGGAGCCTTGGTGATGGTGCTGGGGACCAGCAGCTGCCATATGTTGAACGCCGCTGAGCTGCGGGAGGTGCCGGGCGTGGCCGGAGTGGTCGAAGGCGGGATCCTGCCGGGACTGTTCGGGTACGAAACCGGCCAGGCGGCCGTTGGCGACGCGTTCGCGTGGCTGCGACGACTGCTGGGATTGGACTCCTTCGACACGCTGGCCGCCGAGGCGATGCAGTTGCCGCCAGGGGCCGAAGGCGTGCGTTGCCTGGACTGGATGAACGGCTGCCGCACGCCGCTGATGGACGGCAGCCTGCGAGGACGGTTTGCCGGTCTGGGACTGAATCACGGACCCGCTCACCTGTACCTGGCGCTGATGGAAGCCTCCGCATTCGGACTCCGCTGGATCGTCGAACTGTTGCGCGACCACGGCGTGCCGATCAACCGCGTGATCGCCACCGGCGGCTTGCCGCACCACAACCGCGCCTTTGTCGAAGTGTATGCCGACGTGCTGAATACGGACATCGAAGTCCATCCGTCCAGCCAGGGACCGGCCACCGGTGCGGCGGTGCTGGGCATGATCGCCGCGGGCCCCCAGGCAACCGGATTCGCCACCGTCGCCGATGCGGCCGCTGCCATGGCGGACGTCCCAGCGGCCGATCGCGATGTCCTTCACCCGCGATCGGAACGAGCGGCGGCGTATGATGATCTATATGCCGAATACCGCCGCTGGGCAGACGACGTGGTGAAGTCATGA